The following proteins come from a genomic window of Aerosakkonema funiforme FACHB-1375:
- a CDS encoding EAL domain-containing protein — translation MKELLKDLFALPNFISQGYYDPYYPELVWLHILSDTLIALAYYSIPLMLLYFIHKREDVALPPVLWLFGAFFITYGTSQIMEITMLWYPNYALYGGFKAVSAVISIYAAGKLFPLIPQAMALKSPAELEAANEKLAREIVERQQAEAALNEREALFRSIFEGASIGIEIIDMAGQTVARNSALEQMLGYGKNSRSHFPKDEEIHQELVARKRDRYRVDNPYLFWERDRYQMEKRYLCKDGQLMWCHVTGYLVRDSEGNPEFGIRMVEDVTKHKQTLKQLQHYQERLEDMVGERTAFLAKVNEQLSWEATHDALTGLINRREFEQRLEAAVLGARKQNQKHTLCYLDLDRFKIVNDTCGHAAGDELLRQLSAMLQTHVRQTDILARLGGDEFALLLYNCPLQQGLKVARSLKEAIQTFRFVWQDKTFSLGVSIGVVPLTDCQTYGHVVLQNVDKVLSAADAACYQAKNKGRNCVHIYKPNDEDLAQQRDQKQWIARINQAIGENDTDKTQSEYSQTSELADNKFCLYYQPIVSVGSHRFVREYHEVLLRLVDEKGEVIPPMAFLPAAERYNLMPIIDRWVISTFLAKQARQGREMQHRSLYALNLSTASINDENFINFLYEQFSLHEILPETICFEITESVALSNFSQTNKLIRALKYLGCRVALDDFGSCISSFAYLKQLPLDYLKIAGDLIEGILDDTITYESVKAINNIAHVMGIETIAKFVTNASILEKVKDIGVDYAQGYGIAAPHPLVTKPSPIYPEIWLERRCS, via the coding sequence ATGAAGGAACTATTAAAAGACCTGTTTGCTTTACCAAACTTCATCAGCCAAGGGTACTACGACCCTTACTACCCAGAGTTGGTTTGGCTGCACATCTTGTCGGATACTCTCATTGCGTTGGCTTATTATTCGATTCCGCTAATGCTGCTCTACTTCATCCACAAGCGAGAAGATGTAGCTTTACCACCCGTGCTGTGGCTGTTTGGCGCTTTCTTCATTACCTATGGCACCAGCCAAATTATGGAAATTACAATGCTTTGGTATCCAAACTATGCGCTATACGGCGGTTTCAAAGCAGTTAGTGCTGTAATATCCATATATGCGGCAGGGAAGCTGTTTCCCTTAATTCCCCAAGCAATGGCACTTAAGAGCCCCGCCGAACTGGAAGCAGCGAATGAGAAACTCGCACGGGAGATCGTGGAACGGCAACAGGCAGAAGCAGCTCTCAACGAGAGGGAGGCATTATTTAGATCGATTTTTGAAGGAGCCAGCATAGGTATAGAAATTATCGATATGGCAGGCCAAACTGTAGCAAGGAATTCAGCACTCGAGCAGATGCTAGGATATGGCAAAAATTCCAGATCGCATTTTCCCAAGGATGAGGAGATACATCAGGAGCTCGTGGCAAGGAAACGCGATCGCTACCGGGTAGACAACCCTTACCTGTTTTGGGAGCGCGATCGCTACCAAATGGAAAAGCGTTATCTTTGCAAAGACGGACAGCTAATGTGGTGTCACGTCACCGGTTATTTGGTACGCGATAGCGAGGGTAACCCCGAATTTGGCATTCGCATGGTAGAAGACGTCACCAAGCACAAGCAAACTCTCAAGCAGCTACAGCATTATCAGGAACGCTTGGAAGATATGGTCGGAGAGCGTACCGCCTTCCTTGCTAAAGTAAACGAACAGTTGTCTTGGGAAGCGACTCACGATGCGCTCACCGGACTGATCAACCGTCGCGAATTCGAGCAGCGTCTGGAAGCAGCTGTGTTGGGTGCCAGAAAACAAAATCAAAAGCATACCCTGTGTTATCTCGACTTAGACCGATTCAAAATTGTTAACGACACTTGCGGTCATGCTGCTGGTGACGAGCTGCTACGTCAGCTCAGCGCTATGTTGCAAACTCACGTGCGCCAGACCGATATTTTAGCGCGACTCGGCGGTGATGAATTTGCCTTACTGCTCTATAATTGCCCTCTTCAGCAAGGACTTAAAGTAGCGCGATCGCTCAAAGAAGCGATCCAAACTTTCCGGTTTGTATGGCAGGATAAAACTTTCAGTCTCGGCGTCAGTATCGGAGTAGTACCCCTGACTGACTGCCAAACTTACGGTCATGTGGTTTTACAAAATGTAGATAAGGTATTGAGCGCAGCTGACGCTGCTTGCTACCAAGCTAAAAATAAAGGGCGCAATTGCGTACACATCTACAAACCTAACGATGAAGATTTGGCACAACAGCGAGATCAAAAACAATGGATCGCCAGAATCAATCAAGCGATCGGTGAAAACGATACAGATAAAACTCAGAGCGAATATTCCCAAACTTCGGAACTGGCAGATAACAAGTTTTGTTTGTACTATCAACCGATAGTTTCTGTTGGTTCCCATCGCTTTGTCAGAGAATATCACGAAGTTTTACTGCGTTTGGTGGATGAAAAAGGGGAGGTGATTCCGCCAATGGCTTTTCTCCCAGCAGCTGAGCGATACAACCTCATGCCAATTATCGATCGCTGGGTGATAAGCACATTCTTGGCAAAGCAGGCTCGCCAAGGTAGGGAGATGCAACATCGTTCTCTTTATGCGCTCAATCTTTCTACAGCTAGCATTAACGACGAAAATTTTATTAACTTTCTGTATGAGCAGTTCTCGCTCCACGAAATCTTGCCTGAGACGATTTGCTTTGAAATTACTGAAAGCGTTGCGCTCTCAAATTTTAGCCAAACAAATAAGCTCATCCGCGCTCTCAAGTATTTAGGTTGCCGAGTAGCTTTAGATGATTTTGGTAGCTGTATTTCTTCTTTTGCTTATCTTAAACAGTTACCTTTGGATTATTTAAAAATAGCTGGAGATTTGATAGAAGGCATTTTGGATGACACAATTACTTACGAGAGCGTCAAAGCAATCAACAATATCGCTCATGTTATGGGTATTGAGACGATCGCCAAGTTCGTTACCAATGCCTCTATCCTGGAAAAAGTAAAGGATATTGGGGTAGACTACGCTCAGGGTTATGGCATCGCCGCCCCCCATCCCTTAGTGACTAAACCCAGCCCAATATACCCAGAAATATGGTTGGAAAGGCGTTGTTCTTAA
- a CDS encoding glycosyltransferase family 2 protein codes for MATYDCFVSVVAPLSNDARIVKPFVTEVMEVLRNNYANYELVLVNDGSEDDTAEQVCGLLKEYECIRLLNLSRSFGTDVAISSGLDSVIGDFVAIVLPESDPPDLIPDLIQQARLGYDIVIGIRNNRSGEPLWMKVGAKLFYLSCKSIFKIPLIENATQFRVLSRAVVNAIIQVNDKYRYLRLLSSYVGYRRKTFTYEQIRRYRRPKLKSFLETVDIALQVIVVNSVRPLRFASYLGLLASIFNILYMGYIALVYLFKDQVAEGWVTLSFQNAIAFFCISIVLTILSEYVGFIFERLKGWPAYYIAEEKNSSVLIADRDRRNIVKNSDNIQV; via the coding sequence ATGGCTACCTATGATTGTTTTGTTTCGGTAGTTGCTCCACTTTCTAACGACGCAAGGATTGTTAAGCCTTTTGTCACTGAAGTAATGGAAGTATTGCGAAACAATTACGCCAACTACGAACTCGTTTTAGTCAATGATGGCTCCGAAGATGATACCGCCGAACAAGTGTGCGGTCTTTTAAAAGAATACGAATGTATCCGATTACTTAATCTCTCCAGAAGTTTTGGTACTGATGTGGCTATATCTTCTGGTTTAGATTCGGTAATCGGAGACTTTGTAGCGATCGTGCTTCCCGAATCTGACCCCCCAGATTTGATTCCAGATTTAATCCAACAAGCTCGACTCGGTTACGATATTGTCATCGGAATTCGCAATAATCGCTCTGGCGAACCTCTGTGGATGAAAGTCGGTGCTAAGCTATTTTACTTGTCTTGCAAAAGTATCTTTAAAATACCGCTGATCGAGAATGCGACCCAGTTCCGGGTATTGAGTAGAGCAGTTGTCAATGCCATCATTCAAGTTAACGACAAGTATCGCTATTTACGCCTCCTCAGTTCTTATGTAGGCTATCGAAGAAAAACTTTTACCTACGAACAAATCAGAAGGTATAGAAGACCGAAACTAAAAAGTTTTCTGGAAACAGTCGATATTGCTTTACAGGTAATTGTGGTGAACTCGGTGCGACCGCTGCGATTTGCCAGTTACTTAGGTTTGCTTGCGAGTATTTTTAATATCCTTTACATGGGTTACATTGCTCTGGTTTACTTATTTAAAGACCAGGTTGCCGAAGGATGGGTAACTTTATCATTTCAAAATGCGATCGCCTTTTTTTGCATCTCGATAGTACTGACTATTTTGTCCGAATATGTCGGGTTTATATTTGAACGATTAAAAGGATGGCCTGCATATTATATCGCAGAAGAAAAGAATAGCTCAGTTTTAATTGCCGATCGCGATCGCAGAAATATCGTGAAAAACTCAGACAATATCCAAGTTTAG
- a CDS encoding sugar kinase, with product MVKYGLFVGLLTLDFLYLTEGYPTRNQKIVAADYTVAAGGPATNAAVSFSYLGDRATLLGAIGSHPITNLIRTDLENCKVDIQDLAATRLEPPPVSSIIVAEATGERAVISINATKYQGHKESLSPDIAFGIDIVLIDGHQMEIGKTISQLAKANKIPVVIDGGSWKAGFDEILPFVDYAICSANFYPPDCQNEQEIISYFSSLGISHIAITHGEEAIQYFCQGEAGWIEVPKVKAVDTLGAGDVFHGAFCHYILRQNFTDALAAAAKVASYSCQFFGTRRWMESALSL from the coding sequence ATGGTAAAATACGGGCTATTTGTAGGACTGCTAACTTTAGATTTCCTCTATCTAACGGAGGGTTATCCAACTAGGAACCAAAAAATTGTTGCGGCTGACTATACAGTTGCAGCAGGTGGCCCTGCGACGAATGCAGCAGTAAGTTTCAGCTATTTGGGCGATCGAGCGACACTCTTGGGTGCGATCGGCTCTCACCCAATTACTAACTTAATCCGCACTGATTTAGAAAACTGCAAAGTAGATATACAAGATTTGGCTGCTACTAGGTTGGAGCCGCCACCAGTATCTTCTATTATCGTCGCCGAAGCAACTGGGGAGAGGGCTGTGATCTCAATCAATGCGACTAAATACCAAGGTCACAAAGAAAGTCTTTCTCCAGATATTGCGTTTGGCATAGATATAGTGTTAATTGACGGCCACCAAATGGAAATTGGTAAAACAATCTCACAATTAGCTAAAGCAAACAAGATTCCAGTTGTAATAGATGGTGGCAGCTGGAAGGCTGGATTTGATGAGATATTGCCTTTCGTGGATTACGCGATTTGTTCGGCTAACTTTTACCCACCTGACTGCCAAAACGAGCAGGAGATTATTAGCTATTTTTCATCTCTGGGAATTTCACATATTGCCATTACCCACGGAGAAGAAGCTATTCAGTATTTTTGCCAGGGTGAAGCTGGGTGGATAGAGGTTCCTAAAGTTAAGGCTGTGGATACGCTGGGTGCTGGGGATGTTTTCCACGGAGCTTTTTGCCATTACATTCTGCGGCAAAATTTTACCGATGCCTTAGCAGCAGCGGCTAAGGTTGCTTCTTATTCGTGTCAATTTTTTGGAACTCGTCGGTGGATGGAATCAGCTTTGAGCTTGTAG
- a CDS encoding sugar phosphate isomerase/epimerase family protein, translating into MKIAISNIAWQVQEEDAIANLMQHLNIKGVEIAPTKNWPSPLTASDAEITAYRKFWESRDIEIVAMQALLFGKPDLTIFQSEQKRQETFEYLSGIIQLGSKFGAKVLVFGSPKNRSIGNLPPEQVQQIATEFFYGLGEVAWKNGVFFCIEPNPTVYGCDFINTSTQGLELVNTVNSDGFGLHLDAAGMTMSGEAIVSAIEQAFKRVCHFHISEPNLGQIGTGGVDHQLFSQTLSALNYQGWTSIEMKTQSPDTNIANVEQALQIAIQHYS; encoded by the coding sequence ATGAAAATAGCCATTTCTAACATAGCTTGGCAAGTACAGGAAGAGGACGCGATCGCCAACCTCATGCAGCACCTCAACATCAAAGGTGTAGAGATCGCTCCTACCAAAAATTGGCCATCCCCATTAACCGCTAGCGATGCGGAAATAACCGCTTACAGGAAATTTTGGGAAAGCCGAGATATTGAAATCGTCGCCATGCAAGCTTTACTTTTTGGCAAACCAGACCTCACTATTTTCCAGTCAGAGCAAAAGCGACAAGAAACCTTTGAATATTTGTCGGGTATCATCCAATTAGGTAGCAAGTTTGGCGCAAAAGTACTTGTGTTCGGTTCTCCCAAAAACAGAAGTATTGGTAACTTACCACCGGAACAAGTTCAACAAATTGCCACAGAATTTTTCTATGGTTTGGGTGAAGTAGCATGGAAAAATGGCGTATTCTTTTGTATCGAACCAAATCCTACCGTCTACGGTTGCGATTTTATCAATACCTCCACGCAAGGATTAGAACTCGTCAATACAGTTAACAGCGATGGTTTTGGGTTGCACTTAGATGCAGCTGGAATGACCATGAGTGGAGAGGCAATTGTGTCTGCGATCGAACAAGCATTTAAGCGTGTGTGCCACTTTCATATTAGCGAGCCTAATTTAGGCCAAATTGGTACTGGAGGCGTCGATCATCAACTTTTTTCGCAAACCTTGTCTGCACTTAACTATCAAGGTTGGACATCGATTGAAATGAAAACTCAAAGTCCAGATACGAATATTGCTAACGTAGAACAAGCTCTACAAATAGCTATTCAACATTATAGTTGA
- a CDS encoding PAS domain S-box protein has protein sequence MAAFWQTLFSSNFIPHGHCYLWKPGLVWLHIISDSLIAVAYYSIPLMLVYFVQQRRDLPFDWIFLLFGTFIIACGTTHVIEVWTLWHPHYWISGLVKALTASVSLYTAIMLVNLIPKALALPSPAELEITNRKLEMEISERLKAEEKNRFQARLLDVVEQAVIATDLNGIVSYWNQFAEKLYGWSAAETLGRDIVELIPSEFSQTQAAELMSRLSTGESWSGEFMVRHRNGRSFPVLATDSPIHDERGILCGVVGLSFDISDRKLAEERLRQSEERFRSYFELSFIGVAITSPEKGWIEVNDTFCELLGYSRNELNGTTWAQLTHPEDLEVDLNQYNRVLEGEIDAYSLEKRYIRSDGDIIYTNILVRCLRRSDRSVDYFVALLEDITDRVRANDALRQSEARYKELAQQEELINRLASQIRNSLDLDTILETAVQEIGKLLQIDRCLFIWLRFFPPVDGGDERIMWEIVKEAKHPDLESRIGVYPLQEQFRPLVEKLLNLEIIRADDVETVTDPILQQVLRFLGHTSMLDLPFKTQSGQIGIVNCSHTRGFRPWRDSEVELLQAVTDQLAIAINQAELYAQSQEATKIAQAQAEQIAQALQKLQQTQAQLIQSEKMSGLGQLVAGIAHEINNPVSFIHGNINYATGYIQDLLSLVKLYQQYYPKPVKEIEDKIEAIDLDFLLTDLPKLLSSMKVGTDRIRQIVLSLRNFSRLDEAEMKPVDIHEGIDNTLLILQHRFKENAARPSIKLDKNYGKLPLVECYPGQINQVFMNILSNAIDALEHLKFAGVERLNDCIPTICIRTEVANDSVQISIMDNGPGMTEEIRHKLFDPFFTTKPVGKGTGLGLSITYQIVVEKHAGKIECISAPGKGAEFVVQIPIRRQYDFNQRG, from the coding sequence ATGGCAGCATTCTGGCAAACCCTATTTTCAAGTAACTTTATTCCGCACGGCCATTGCTATCTGTGGAAACCAGGACTGGTATGGCTGCATATAATATCCGATTCGCTGATTGCTGTCGCCTACTACTCCATTCCGCTGATGTTGGTATATTTTGTGCAGCAGCGACGGGATTTACCTTTTGATTGGATCTTTTTACTTTTCGGCACTTTCATTATTGCCTGCGGTACAACTCACGTTATAGAAGTGTGGACGTTGTGGCATCCCCATTATTGGATATCCGGGTTAGTTAAAGCCCTGACAGCTTCGGTATCTTTATATACTGCTATTATGCTGGTGAATTTGATTCCGAAAGCATTGGCTTTACCGAGTCCAGCAGAGTTGGAAATCACCAATCGAAAACTGGAAATGGAGATTTCGGAACGCTTAAAAGCAGAGGAAAAAAACCGCTTTCAGGCGCGATTGTTGGATGTTGTCGAACAAGCTGTGATTGCCACGGACTTAAACGGAATCGTTAGTTATTGGAACCAATTTGCCGAAAAACTCTATGGTTGGTCAGCAGCAGAAACGTTAGGTCGCGACATAGTGGAACTGATCCCATCTGAATTTTCTCAAACACAAGCAGCCGAATTGATGTCGCGCTTGAGTACAGGCGAAAGTTGGTCGGGCGAATTTATGGTGCGCCATCGCAATGGCAGGAGTTTCCCGGTACTGGCGACTGATTCGCCAATTCACGATGAAAGGGGTATTTTGTGCGGCGTTGTTGGCCTTTCTTTTGATATTAGCGATCGCAAGTTGGCGGAGGAAAGATTGCGTCAAAGCGAAGAACGCTTCCGCAGTTATTTTGAACTGTCGTTCATCGGTGTAGCGATCACCTCGCCCGAAAAAGGTTGGATTGAAGTCAACGATACTTTCTGCGAACTTCTCGGCTATTCTCGAAATGAATTGAACGGCACAACTTGGGCGCAATTGACGCACCCGGAAGATTTGGAAGTTGACTTAAATCAGTACAATCGCGTGTTAGAAGGTGAAATAGACGCTTATTCTTTGGAAAAAAGGTATATTCGCTCTGATGGTGACATAATTTACACTAATATTTTGGTTCGCTGTCTGCGTCGATCGGATCGGTCGGTCGATTATTTCGTGGCGCTACTTGAGGATATCACCGATCGCGTGCGGGCAAACGATGCGTTGCGGCAGTCGGAAGCGCGGTACAAAGAACTCGCCCAGCAGGAAGAACTGATCAATCGGCTAGCAAGTCAGATCCGCAACTCCCTCGATCTAGACACTATTTTGGAAACAGCAGTGCAGGAGATCGGCAAGCTGTTGCAGATCGATCGATGCCTTTTTATTTGGCTTCGTTTTTTCCCTCCCGTAGACGGAGGTGATGAAAGGATAATGTGGGAAATTGTCAAGGAAGCTAAGCATCCGGATCTAGAAAGTAGGATTGGTGTGTATCCGCTTCAAGAACAGTTTCGCCCGTTGGTGGAGAAGCTTTTGAACTTAGAAATAATCCGTGCTGACGATGTAGAAACTGTAACCGATCCGATTTTGCAGCAGGTGTTGCGTTTTTTGGGCCATACTTCTATGCTGGATCTGCCCTTCAAGACGCAATCGGGTCAAATTGGTATAGTCAATTGCAGTCATACTAGAGGTTTCCGTCCTTGGCGCGACAGCGAAGTAGAATTGCTGCAAGCGGTGACGGATCAGCTGGCGATCGCAATTAACCAAGCCGAACTTTACGCCCAAAGTCAAGAAGCTACTAAAATTGCCCAAGCGCAAGCAGAACAAATTGCCCAAGCGCTGCAAAAATTGCAACAAACTCAAGCTCAACTGATTCAAAGCGAAAAAATGTCCGGCTTGGGACAGCTAGTTGCCGGGATCGCCCACGAAATTAATAATCCCGTTAGCTTTATCCACGGAAATATCAACTATGCCACGGGATATATTCAAGATTTGCTCAGTCTGGTAAAACTTTATCAACAATATTATCCCAAACCTGTAAAAGAGATCGAAGACAAAATTGAAGCGATCGATCTGGATTTCTTATTAACAGACCTGCCCAAATTGCTATCTTCAATGAAAGTAGGGACAGACCGCATTCGTCAGATTGTTTTGTCGCTGCGTAACTTCTCCCGTCTCGATGAAGCGGAAATGAAACCGGTTGACATTCACGAAGGTATCGATAACACCTTGCTGATTTTGCAACACCGATTCAAAGAAAACGCGGCACGGCCTAGTATTAAACTGGATAAAAACTATGGAAAACTGCCGCTTGTCGAGTGTTACCCAGGGCAAATCAATCAGGTATTCATGAATATCCTGAGTAACGCCATTGATGCACTCGAACATTTGAAATTTGCGGGAGTTGAAAGGTTAAATGACTGCATCCCTACAATTTGCATTCGCACAGAAGTTGCCAACGATTCGGTGCAAATAAGTATTATGGATAACGGCCCTGGGATGACCGAAGAAATACGCCACAAGTTGTTCGATCCATTTTTTACTACAAAACCAGTCGGCAAGGGAACTGGATTGGGACTGTCAATTACGTATCAAATTGTAGTTGAAAAACACGCTGGCAAAATAGAGTGTATTTCAGCACCTGGGAAAGGGGCAGAATTTGTTGTGCAAATTCCCATTCGCCGCCAATACGACTTCAATCAACGAGGTTAA
- a CDS encoding inositol monophosphatase family protein, whose translation MTELKYLGENQFEGLEEVAAIARSVAWGAADILRSYYRGEPHTGDLNIENKKEGPVTAADIAVNHYILDNLQAAFGTQDFGYLSEETYKFQSKGVLSSPLPEAWIWIVDPLDGTRDFIDKTGEYAVQIALVYQGSPVLAAVAWPETEKVYYATKGGGTFVETRDGLITQVQVSDRNKLEDLSIIVSRTHRDDRFNNLLQQLPCKNLKYVGSVGCKIATIIEQEADIYISLSGKSAPKDWDMAAPELILTEAGGKFTYLDGSALKYNRGDVHQWGCLVASNGHCHDDLLAQTKQILEKVDG comes from the coding sequence GTGACGGAATTAAAATATTTAGGCGAAAACCAATTTGAAGGATTAGAGGAAGTAGCTGCGATCGCTCGCTCAGTCGCTTGGGGGGCAGCTGATATCCTGCGATCCTACTATCGCGGCGAACCTCATACCGGTGACCTGAACATTGAAAATAAAAAAGAAGGGCCGGTCACTGCTGCTGACATAGCAGTCAACCACTATATTTTGGACAACTTGCAAGCTGCTTTCGGAACTCAAGATTTTGGCTACTTAAGCGAAGAAACCTATAAATTTCAGTCTAAGGGAGTTTTGTCATCGCCTTTACCGGAAGCTTGGATTTGGATTGTCGATCCTTTAGACGGTACGCGAGATTTTATTGACAAAACGGGTGAATACGCTGTTCAGATTGCTTTAGTATATCAGGGAAGTCCGGTACTGGCGGCGGTGGCATGGCCGGAAACAGAAAAGGTATACTACGCAACTAAAGGCGGGGGTACTTTTGTGGAAACTCGCGATGGACTAATCACGCAAGTGCAAGTTTCCGATCGCAACAAACTAGAAGATTTGTCTATCATTGTCAGTCGTACTCACCGAGACGATCGCTTCAACAATCTGTTGCAGCAACTGCCTTGCAAAAATCTCAAATATGTCGGTAGTGTAGGCTGCAAAATAGCCACAATTATCGAACAGGAAGCAGATATTTACATATCTCTTTCTGGGAAATCTGCTCCGAAAGACTGGGATATGGCGGCTCCCGAACTGATTTTGACGGAAGCTGGGGGCAAATTTACTTATTTGGATGGTTCTGCCCTCAAATACAACCGGGGAGATGTGCATCAGTGGGGTTGCTTGGTTGCTAGCAACGGTCACTGTCACGATGATTTATTAGCACAAACCAAACAAATTCTGGAAAAAGTGGATGGGTAA
- a CDS encoding glycosyltransferase family 2 protein, with translation MLDKNIVPYQPDWEIPNHTIDELFPKRSRYCVCIPVINEGLKIRTQLDRMRGISKDFDVIIADGGSTDNSLALDVISELGVRTLLTKQDTGKLSAQMRMAFAYAMQQGYEGIITIDGNNKDDPEAITTFAQALDAGFDHIQGSRFIKGGKEVNTPWMRLFGIKLIHAPLISLAAGFRYTDTTNGFRAYSRNFLLDPRVAPFRQVFSGYELHYYLAIRSARLGFRVKELPVCRRYPSKGPVPTKISPIKGNIIVMKTLLKACLHRYNPPATNNN, from the coding sequence ATGCTCGACAAAAATATTGTGCCATATCAACCAGACTGGGAAATTCCCAACCACACAATAGATGAGTTATTCCCCAAGCGCAGTCGCTACTGTGTCTGCATTCCCGTCATCAACGAGGGGTTAAAAATTCGCACTCAGTTAGATCGGATGAGAGGAATTTCTAAAGATTTTGATGTTATTATTGCTGATGGCGGTAGCACCGATAATTCCCTCGCTTTAGATGTCATATCCGAATTGGGTGTACGCACTTTGCTAACCAAGCAAGACACTGGTAAGCTGAGCGCTCAAATGCGGATGGCTTTTGCCTACGCCATGCAGCAAGGATACGAAGGAATTATTACTATTGATGGGAACAATAAAGACGATCCGGAAGCAATTACTACTTTCGCACAAGCACTTGATGCGGGTTTCGATCACATCCAAGGTTCCCGTTTTATCAAAGGGGGAAAAGAAGTTAACACGCCTTGGATGCGCTTATTTGGTATTAAATTAATCCACGCTCCTTTAATTAGCCTCGCCGCCGGATTTCGATACACCGATACTACAAATGGATTCCGCGCTTACAGCCGCAACTTCTTATTAGATCCCAGAGTAGCACCTTTTCGGCAAGTATTTTCAGGTTACGAACTGCACTACTACTTGGCAATTCGATCGGCTCGTTTGGGTTTCCGGGTGAAAGAGTTGCCAGTATGCCGCCGATATCCATCCAAAGGGCCAGTTCCTACTAAAATTAGTCCCATCAAGGGAAATATAATCGTGATGAAAACCTTGCTCAAAGCTTGTCTGCATAGATACAATCCACCAGCCACAAACAATAACTAA
- a CDS encoding Rossmann-fold NAD(P)-binding domain-containing protein, with the protein MRNALIGYTGFVGGNLISQHQFDDLYNSKNIESIADKNFDFLVCSGAPAVKWLANKEPVKDAENLARLMNCLSQVSAKKVVLISTVDVYPVPIEVDEATEIDTQDLHPYGKHRLQLEQFVTERFDTLVVRLPGLFGDGLKKNIVYDFIHNNNVDQIHKDNIFQFYNLAHLWQDIQTALANNLKLVNLATEPTSVAEVAKKVFEIDFVNETHNRPVKYDMRTKYADMFGESGVYAYTKNTVLTEMKQFVLQQSSVVKS; encoded by the coding sequence ATGCGTAATGCGCTGATAGGATACACGGGGTTTGTCGGAGGTAATTTAATTAGTCAACATCAATTTGACGACCTGTACAACTCTAAAAATATTGAATCTATTGCTGATAAAAACTTTGACTTTCTTGTTTGTTCTGGCGCACCAGCCGTTAAGTGGTTAGCCAACAAAGAGCCAGTCAAAGATGCAGAAAACCTCGCTCGCCTCATGAACTGTCTGAGTCAGGTATCTGCCAAAAAAGTTGTTTTGATATCCACAGTCGATGTCTATCCAGTTCCTATTGAAGTTGATGAAGCAACAGAAATTGATACCCAGGATTTGCATCCCTATGGCAAACACCGACTGCAATTAGAACAATTTGTCACAGAACGGTTTGATACTTTGGTTGTCCGTTTACCCGGTCTGTTTGGAGACGGTCTGAAAAAGAATATCGTTTATGACTTTATTCACAATAACAACGTTGACCAAATCCACAAAGATAACATATTTCAATTTTATAACCTCGCGCATCTCTGGCAGGATATTCAAACAGCCTTGGCAAACAATTTGAAATTAGTGAATTTGGCGACCGAACCTACCAGCGTTGCAGAGGTGGCCAAAAAAGTATTTGAAATTGATTTTGTTAACGAAACTCACAATCGTCCAGTCAAGTATGATATGAGGACTAAATACGCGGATATGTTTGGTGAATCTGGCGTATATGCCTACACCAAAAATACTGTTTTGACCGAAATGAAACAATTTGTATTGCAGCAAAGTTCTGTCGTAAAGAGTTAA